One genomic segment of Streptomyces sp. TLI_146 includes these proteins:
- a CDS encoding histidine phosphatase family protein, producing MTVRVMLISPPADRYAREARVGDDAAAPDEGAVRRVKDAAAALAVPARRLKPPASLYELADGLPTCDEPALADWDLGRWRGQRLDELSTADPSGVRAWLTDPGAAPHGGESLLALVARVGGWLDTLPAAGGRILAVASPAVIRASVTHALTLPPASFWRLDVAPLTLTELSGRAGRWNLRCGRPAEAAR from the coding sequence ATGACCGTACGCGTGATGTTGATCTCACCCCCGGCCGACCGCTACGCGCGCGAGGCGAGAGTCGGCGACGACGCGGCCGCACCGGACGAGGGCGCGGTCCGCAGGGTCAAGGACGCGGCGGCGGCGCTCGCGGTACCGGCCCGCCGTCTGAAACCGCCCGCCTCGCTCTACGAGTTGGCGGACGGCCTGCCCACCTGCGACGAACCGGCCCTGGCCGACTGGGATCTGGGCCGGTGGCGGGGGCAACGGCTGGACGAGCTGAGCACGGCGGATCCCTCGGGGGTACGGGCGTGGCTCACCGATCCGGGGGCGGCGCCGCACGGCGGGGAGAGCCTGCTCGCGCTCGTCGCGCGCGTGGGCGGGTGGCTGGACACCCTGCCCGCGGCGGGCGGCCGGATCCTCGCGGTCGCCTCCCCCGCCGTGATCCGCGCCTCCGTGACCCACGCCCTGACCCTGCCGCCCGCGTCCTTCTGGCGCCTGGACGTGGCCCCCCTGACCCTCACGGAGCTCTCGGGCCGCGCGGGCCGCTGGAACCTGCGGTGCGGGCGCCCGGCGGAGGCTGCCCGCTGA
- a CDS encoding DUF4383 domain-containing protein: protein MATQPLHPLRHPLRTPHVSLDEHLPVDHRLSQVYRFGAGIMGLFLLVFGILGLTHNIGFFDTGGKEVVGLSTNGTLSVISIVVGALLLYGMVRGGNFASWMNMSLGVLFLISGFVNLALLDRGSQNFLAFKMQNVIFSFLVGLALMVFGMYGRVSSHLPHDNPYWKARREAEAQAEPGVRERPLR from the coding sequence ATGGCCACCCAGCCGCTTCATCCCCTGCGCCACCCCCTGCGCACCCCCCATGTGTCACTCGACGAGCACCTGCCCGTCGACCACCGGCTGAGCCAGGTGTACCGCTTCGGCGCCGGGATCATGGGGCTGTTCCTGCTCGTCTTCGGCATCCTGGGCCTGACCCACAACATCGGGTTCTTCGACACCGGCGGCAAGGAGGTCGTAGGCCTGAGCACCAACGGCACGCTCAGCGTGATCTCGATCGTCGTCGGGGCGCTGCTCCTGTACGGCATGGTCCGGGGCGGCAACTTCGCGTCCTGGATGAACATGTCGCTCGGGGTGCTCTTCCTGATCAGCGGGTTCGTGAACCTGGCCCTGCTGGACCGCGGCTCGCAGAACTTCCTCGCCTTCAAGATGCAGAACGTGATCTTCAGCTTCCTGGTGGGTCTGGCGCTGATGGTCTTCGGGATGTACGGGCGGGTCAGCAGCCATCTGCCGCACGACAACCCGTACTGGAAGGCGCGGCGCGAGGCGGAGGCGCAGGCGGAGCCGGGCGTGCGGGAACGGCCGCTGCGGTAA
- a CDS encoding HAD family hydrolase: protein MSTLIASDLDRTLIYSAAALDLTMPDPRAPRLLCVEIHEHKPLSFMTENAATLLAALKADPDTVFVPTTTRTRKQYQRIQLPGLPAKYAICANGGQLLVDGVADRDWRRLVDARIAAECAPLDEVRAHISAAADPAWLRKERVAEDLFAYLVVERALLPEDWVKELTAWAEERGWTVSLQGRKIYAVPKPLTKSAAVHEVARRTGAELTLAAGDSLLDADLLLAADEGWRPGHGELAESGWTAPHVDVLDERGVLAGEEIVRRFATRATDSRNAPAVL from the coding sequence ATGAGCACCCTGATAGCCAGCGATCTGGACCGTACGCTCATCTACTCGGCGGCGGCCCTCGACCTGACCATGCCGGACCCCCGGGCCCCCCGGCTGCTCTGCGTCGAGATCCACGAGCACAAGCCGCTCTCGTTCATGACCGAGAACGCCGCCACCCTGCTCGCCGCGCTCAAGGCGGACCCGGACACGGTCTTCGTGCCCACCACGACCCGCACCCGCAAGCAGTACCAGCGCATCCAACTGCCCGGCCTGCCCGCGAAGTACGCGATCTGCGCCAACGGCGGGCAGCTGCTCGTCGACGGGGTCGCCGACCGCGACTGGCGACGGCTCGTGGACGCCCGCATCGCCGCCGAGTGCGCCCCCCTCGACGAGGTGCGCGCCCACATCTCGGCCGCCGCCGACCCGGCCTGGCTGCGCAAGGAGCGGGTCGCCGAGGACCTGTTCGCCTACCTCGTGGTCGAGCGCGCGCTGCTGCCCGAGGACTGGGTCAAGGAGCTGACCGCCTGGGCCGAGGAGCGCGGCTGGACGGTCTCGCTCCAGGGCCGCAAGATCTACGCGGTGCCCAAGCCGCTCACCAAGAGCGCGGCCGTGCACGAGGTGGCCCGCCGCACCGGCGCCGAACTCACCCTGGCCGCCGGGGACTCGCTCCTCGACGCGGACCTGCTGCTCGCCGCCGACGAGGGCTGGCGCCCGGGCCACGGCGAGCTCGCGGAGTCCGGCTGGACCGCGCCGCACGTCGACGTCCTCGACGAGCGGGGCGTGCTGGCGGGCGAGGAGATCGTGCGCCGGTTCGCCACCCGCGCCACGGACTCCCGCAATGCGCCCGCCGTGCTCTGA
- a CDS encoding zinc ribbon domain-containing protein, whose translation MPRYDYRCRSCGDTFELSRPMAESAAPAVCPEGHEDTVKLLSTVAVGGMAKSGPAPAPSGGGGCCGGGCCG comes from the coding sequence ATGCCTCGCTATGACTACCGGTGCCGCTCGTGCGGCGACACGTTCGAGCTCAGTCGGCCCATGGCCGAGTCGGCCGCGCCCGCGGTGTGCCCCGAGGGGCACGAGGACACGGTGAAGCTGCTGTCCACCGTGGCCGTGGGCGGGATGGCCAAGTCGGGGCCCGCGCCCGCGCCGTCCGGCGGGGGCGGGTGTTGTGGTGGGGGCTGCTGCGGGTAG
- a CDS encoding O-methyltransferase: MTKGNSTKMTDELYAYMLAHNPPLDAVQRELVETTYARLPDHAGMQSAEEQAPLLAFLVRLAGARHVVEVGTFTGFSALAMAQALPDDGRLIACDISEEWTAYGREAWTKAGVAHKVDLRIAPALDTLRAMPTEPHIDFAYLDADKDNYIAYWEELVPRMRQNGLIAVDNVLFHGEVVDPAATGPAAGIQRFNEHVRRDERMDSVLLIVADGLTLSRKR; encoded by the coding sequence ATGACCAAGGGAAACAGCACGAAGATGACCGACGAGCTGTACGCGTACATGCTGGCGCACAACCCGCCCCTGGACGCGGTGCAGCGCGAGTTGGTGGAGACGACGTACGCCCGGCTGCCCGACCACGCGGGCATGCAGTCGGCCGAGGAGCAGGCCCCGCTGCTGGCCTTCCTCGTCCGGCTGGCGGGCGCCCGGCACGTGGTGGAGGTCGGCACCTTCACCGGGTTCTCGGCGCTCGCCATGGCGCAGGCGCTGCCCGACGACGGGCGGCTGATCGCGTGCGACATCTCCGAGGAGTGGACCGCGTACGGGCGCGAGGCCTGGACGAAGGCGGGCGTGGCGCACAAAGTGGACCTGAGGATCGCTCCGGCGCTCGACACGCTGCGGGCGATGCCCACCGAGCCGCACATCGACTTCGCCTACCTTGACGCGGACAAGGACAACTACATCGCGTACTGGGAGGAACTGGTGCCCAGGATGCGCCAGAACGGCCTCATCGCGGTGGACAACGTGCTCTTCCACGGCGAGGTCGTGGACCCGGCGGCGACCGGTCCCGCCGCCGGGATCCAGCGGTTCAACGAGCATGTGAGGCGGGACGAGCGGATGGACAGCGTCCTGCTGATCGTGGCGGACGGCCTGACGCTGTCGAGGAAGCGCTAG
- a CDS encoding CbtB domain-containing protein: protein MAVSAASAPSATATPAITPISLKAIAPWALFFGILMLVLLYFVGSEQGATSVFSGENVHEWLHDGRHLLGFPCH from the coding sequence GTGGCTGTTTCCGCCGCCTCTGCGCCCAGCGCAACTGCAACGCCGGCCATCACCCCCATATCGCTCAAGGCGATCGCTCCCTGGGCGCTCTTCTTCGGCATCCTCATGCTCGTGCTGCTCTACTTCGTGGGCTCCGAGCAGGGCGCCACCAGCGTCTTCTCCGGTGAGAACGTCCATGAGTGGCTGCACGACGGGCGCCACCTGCTCGGCTTCCCCTGCCACTGA